In Leifsonia sp. ZF2019, a genomic segment contains:
- the ruvA gene encoding Holliday junction branch migration protein RuvA yields the protein MISSLRGTVLSASGGTAVLEVGGVGFAVQLTPDHVLSLRIGEEAFIHTSMVVREDSLQLFGFVDREQLDVFELLTGVTGVGPKSAIGVLSVLSPDQIADAVAADDDAPFRKVSGIGPKTAKLIVVSLTGKLVATRRAVPAVASVRTPSSVSDSVLIALVGLGWPEKVAAEALADVVADTDEPLRDTVPALLRLTLSRLGPAAQGAR from the coding sequence GTGATCTCCTCTCTCCGCGGCACCGTCCTCTCCGCGAGCGGCGGCACCGCCGTGCTCGAGGTCGGCGGTGTCGGCTTCGCCGTCCAGCTGACCCCCGACCACGTGCTCTCGCTGCGCATCGGCGAGGAGGCCTTCATCCACACGTCGATGGTGGTCCGCGAGGACTCCCTCCAGCTCTTCGGCTTCGTCGACCGTGAGCAGCTGGACGTCTTCGAGCTGCTCACGGGCGTCACCGGTGTCGGGCCGAAGTCCGCGATCGGCGTCCTGTCCGTGCTCTCGCCGGACCAGATCGCCGACGCGGTCGCGGCCGACGACGACGCCCCGTTCCGCAAGGTCTCCGGAATCGGGCCCAAGACGGCCAAACTGATCGTCGTCTCGCTGACGGGCAAGCTCGTCGCCACACGGCGAGCGGTTCCCGCGGTCGCGTCCGTGCGCACGCCGTCGTCCGTCTCCGACAGCGTCCTCATCGCTCTGGTCGGTCTGGGCTGGCCCGAGAAGGTCGCCGCCGAAGCCCTCGCCGACGTCGTCGCCGACACGGACGAACCCCTGCGCGACACGGTGCCGGCCCTCCTGCGGCTCACCCTCTCGCGCCTCGGACCGGCCGCGCAGGGCGCACGATGA
- the ruvC gene encoding crossover junction endodeoxyribonuclease RuvC: MSFRVLGIDPGLTRCGVGVVDVRPDRRAALVEVTVIRTPPSMPLEERLLAVGDGIERLLDEHRPAAVAIERVFAQHNLRTVMGIAQVSGVALHSAAKRSLPVALHTPSEVKAAITGYGSADKKQVQAMVARILGLAEAPKPADAADALAIAICHAWRGAPAAAASASGGGAAQTPAQAAWLAAERSARASAAPRRLAR; encoded by the coding sequence ATGTCGTTCCGGGTGCTCGGCATCGACCCCGGTCTGACCCGGTGCGGCGTCGGCGTCGTGGACGTGCGTCCCGACCGCCGCGCCGCGCTCGTGGAAGTGACGGTCATCCGAACCCCGCCCAGCATGCCGCTGGAAGAGCGATTGCTCGCCGTGGGCGACGGGATCGAGCGGCTCCTCGACGAGCACCGGCCCGCTGCCGTCGCGATCGAGCGTGTCTTCGCGCAGCACAACCTGCGCACCGTCATGGGGATCGCCCAGGTCAGCGGGGTCGCACTGCACTCGGCGGCGAAGCGCAGCCTGCCCGTCGCGCTGCACACGCCGAGCGAGGTGAAGGCGGCGATCACGGGGTACGGCTCGGCCGACAAGAAGCAGGTGCAGGCGATGGTCGCGCGCATCCTCGGACTCGCCGAGGCTCCCAAACCCGCGGACGCGGCGGACGCGCTCGCGATCGCGATCTGCCATGCCTGGCGTGGTGCACCGGCGGCGGCCGCATCGGCCTCCGGCGGGGGAGCGGCGCAGACCCCGGCGCAGGCGGCGTGGCTCGCCGCAGAGCGGTCCGCCCGGGCGTCGGCGGCTCCCCGTAGGCTGGCCAGGTGA
- the yajC gene encoding preprotein translocase subunit YajC — MAIDPLTIVMVVILAALIFFMFRNSRKRQREQAETRSKMVPGAEVMTNFGLYGTLLSVNEDDNTALVETSPGHVIKVHRQVLARVVEPTVAEPAEADTDAELTTGSAELNEDHAIRHDTPEYGERIDETSKKPGAKSDD; from the coding sequence ATGGCCATTGATCCGCTGACTATTGTGATGGTCGTCATCCTGGCGGCCCTCATCTTCTTCATGTTCCGCAACAGCCGCAAGCGCCAGCGCGAGCAGGCCGAGACGCGTTCGAAGATGGTGCCGGGCGCCGAGGTCATGACGAACTTCGGCCTCTACGGGACGCTGCTGTCCGTCAACGAGGACGACAACACCGCGCTCGTCGAGACCAGCCCCGGCCACGTCATCAAGGTGCACCGGCAGGTGCTCGCCCGCGTCGTGGAGCCCACCGTCGCCGAGCCGGCCGAGGCCGACACCGACGCTGAACTCACGACCGGTTCCGCCGAGCTCAACGAGGACCACGCCATCCGCCACGACACGCCGGAGTACGGCGAGCGGATCGACGAGACCTCCAAGAAGCCCGGCGCGAAGAGCGACGACTAA
- the secF gene encoding protein translocase subunit SecF has protein sequence MASRLTKFGNDLYTGARSFDFVGKRKIWYAIAAVMVIASILIPVLKGGFNFSIEFRGGSQFQITNVESTDTTKAQDAVTSVVPNAVSHVSVVGSNAVQVQTDQLSDTETKAVADALAKAYGVPDSEVASTFIGPSWGADVTQQSIQGLVVFLLLAFIAMALYFRTWKMSVSAIISLFHDLIITAGIYALVGFEVSPATMIGFLTILGYSLYDTVVVFDKVRENTREEMELTRRTFAESVNLAVNQTLVRSINTAVVAVLPVASILFIGAYALGAATLRDISLALLIGIIVGTYSTIFLAAPMYSQFREGEAGIKKHDQKVRSIRPKAAAPQPTDAIAAE, from the coding sequence ATGGCCAGCCGTCTCACCAAGTTCGGCAACGACCTCTACACGGGTGCTCGCTCGTTCGACTTCGTCGGCAAGCGCAAGATCTGGTACGCGATCGCGGCCGTCATGGTCATCGCGTCGATCCTGATCCCGGTCCTCAAGGGCGGCTTCAACTTCTCGATCGAGTTCCGCGGCGGTTCGCAGTTCCAGATCACGAACGTCGAGAGCACCGACACCACCAAGGCGCAGGACGCCGTCACGAGCGTCGTGCCGAACGCCGTCTCCCACGTCAGCGTGGTCGGCTCCAACGCCGTCCAGGTGCAGACCGACCAGCTGTCCGACACCGAGACCAAGGCGGTCGCCGACGCGCTCGCCAAGGCCTACGGCGTCCCGGACTCCGAGGTCGCGTCGACATTCATCGGCCCCTCCTGGGGGGCGGACGTGACGCAGCAGTCCATCCAGGGCCTGGTCGTGTTCCTGCTGTTGGCGTTCATCGCCATGGCGCTGTACTTCCGCACCTGGAAGATGTCGGTGTCGGCGATCATCTCGCTGTTCCACGACCTCATCATCACCGCGGGCATCTACGCTCTGGTCGGGTTCGAGGTCTCGCCGGCCACGATGATCGGCTTCCTGACGATCCTCGGCTATTCGCTGTACGACACGGTCGTGGTGTTCGACAAGGTCCGGGAGAACACCCGCGAGGAGATGGAGCTGACGCGGCGGACCTTCGCGGAGTCGGTGAACCTCGCCGTCAACCAGACCCTCGTGCGGTCGATCAACACCGCCGTCGTCGCCGTGCTCCCGGTCGCGTCGATCCTCTTCATCGGCGCCTACGCGCTCGGTGCGGCGACACTGCGCGATATCTCGCTGGCCCTCCTGATCGGCATCATCGTCGGCACGTACTCGACGATCTTCCTGGCAGCGCCGATGTACTCGCAGTTCCGCGAGGGCGAGGCGGGGATCAAGAAGCACGACCAGAAGGTTCGCTCGATCCGCCCCAAGGCGGCGGCCCCCCAGCCGACCGACGCCATCGCGGCGGAGTAG
- a CDS encoding rhodanese-like domain-containing protein: MGGPYLSEDEVSAARAHEIVAAGEAWLLDVREAYEWEEVRSPEAHLIPLSQLQDRQDELPEDRQILVICHSGARSRMVTDALVRADFPAANVAGGMIAWESVGAPIERGAGPAGAVS; the protein is encoded by the coding sequence ATGGGCGGCCCCTATCTCTCCGAGGACGAGGTGAGCGCTGCCCGCGCCCACGAGATCGTCGCCGCGGGGGAGGCCTGGCTGCTCGACGTCCGCGAAGCGTACGAGTGGGAGGAGGTGCGCTCTCCGGAGGCGCACCTCATCCCGCTCTCCCAGTTGCAGGACCGCCAGGACGAGTTGCCGGAGGACCGCCAGATCCTGGTGATCTGCCATTCGGGCGCCCGCTCGCGCATGGTGACGGACGCGCTCGTGCGCGCCGACTTCCCAGCGGCGAACGTCGCGGGCGGGATGATCGCCTGGGAGTCCGTCGGGGCCCCGATCGAGCGGGGCGCCGGACCCGCGGGAGCCGTCAGCTGA
- the ruvB gene encoding Holliday junction branch migration DNA helicase RuvB — MSDDLTAPELESESELAFEGALRPRSLAEFVGQAKVRGQLQLLLTAAKMQDRTADHILLAGPPGLGKTTLAMIVAHESGRPLRLSSGPAIQHAGDLAALLSSLTPGEVLFIDEIHRMARSAEEMLYLAMEDFRIDIMVGKGAGATSIPLDLAPFTLVGATTRSGLLPNPLRDRFGFTAHLEFYDESELTQVLSRAATMLELEIDREALAEIAGRCRGTPRIANRLLRRVRDYALVHGGRADLAAVGAALELYDVDPLGLDRLDRAVLHAILERFEGGPVGLNTLAVSVGEEAETIESVVEPFLVRIGLLSRTPRGRVATPAAWRHFGIPGPRQGRSEQPSLMDDL; from the coding sequence ATGAGCGACGACCTGACCGCGCCGGAGCTCGAGTCGGAGTCCGAGCTCGCGTTCGAAGGAGCCCTCCGCCCCCGATCGCTCGCCGAGTTCGTCGGCCAGGCGAAGGTCAGGGGACAGCTGCAGCTGCTCCTGACCGCCGCGAAGATGCAGGATCGCACCGCGGATCACATCCTCCTGGCCGGGCCGCCCGGTCTCGGCAAGACGACCCTCGCGATGATCGTCGCGCACGAGAGCGGGCGTCCGCTGCGGCTGTCGAGCGGCCCCGCGATCCAGCACGCCGGAGACCTCGCCGCTCTGCTGTCGTCGCTCACGCCGGGCGAAGTGCTCTTCATCGACGAGATCCACCGCATGGCGCGCTCCGCGGAGGAGATGCTGTACCTGGCGATGGAGGACTTCCGCATCGACATCATGGTCGGCAAGGGGGCGGGGGCGACCTCGATCCCGCTCGACCTGGCCCCGTTCACCCTGGTCGGCGCGACGACACGCTCCGGCCTGCTCCCGAACCCGCTGCGTGACCGGTTCGGCTTCACGGCGCATCTCGAGTTCTATGACGAGAGCGAGTTGACGCAGGTGCTCTCGCGCGCGGCCACCATGCTCGAGCTCGAGATCGACCGGGAGGCGCTGGCCGAGATCGCCGGGCGTTGCCGGGGAACGCCGCGTATCGCCAACCGCCTGCTGCGGCGAGTGCGGGACTACGCCCTCGTGCACGGCGGCCGCGCCGATCTCGCTGCCGTCGGAGCAGCCCTCGAACTGTACGATGTCGACCCGCTCGGCCTCGACCGGCTCGACCGCGCCGTGCTGCACGCCATCCTGGAACGCTTCGAGGGAGGACCGGTCGGCCTGAACACGCTCGCGGTCTCGGTGGGCGAGGAGGCGGAGACGATCGAATCGGTCGTCGAGCCCTTCCTGGTGCGCATCGGGCTGCTGTCGCGGACCCCCCGAGGGCGGGTCGCGACACCCGCCGCGTGGCGTCACTTCGGGATTCCCGGCCCGCGCCAAGGCCGTTCGGAGCAACCATCCCTGATGGATGACTTATGA
- a CDS encoding RelA/SpoT family protein — MVDTSTPQSASLRRLVPRIFSRAQPAGAVDTLIRTVRMHHPKADLSLIERAYAVAERAHTGQKRRSGEPYITHPVAVAQIIADLGIGAKTIAAALLHDTVEDTEYTLDELRDQFGDEIAMLVDGVTKLDKVKYGDSAQAETVRKMIVAMSKDIRVLIIKLADRLHNARTWGFVPAANATRKATETLEIYAPLAHRLGIQAIKWELEDLSFAVLYPKLYAEIESLVKQRTPERERLVQQVIDAINDDLKSARIRGKVVGRPKQYYSIYQKMVVRGREFDDIYDLVGIRVLVNTVRDCYAVLGQIHARWTPMPGRFKDYIATPKFNLYQSLHTTVIGPLGRPVEIQIRTEEMHQRAEFGVAAHWKYKEQTTGKSSGGPSANDTDLAWLAHISDWQAETADPSEFLDSLRFEIGAKEVYVFTPKGRVIGLPAGATPVDFAYAVHTEVGHRTMGAKVNGRLVPLESTLATGDVVEIFTSKNPDSGPSQDWLNFVKSPRARNKIRQWFTKERRDEAIEQGKDAIARAMRKQNLPLQKLMTQDALVEVASSLKYADVSTLYAAVGEGHVSTQSVIEKVVASLQSEVESDGEIDIPVKGRGRTLRNSDSGVLVRGAPDILVKLAKCCTPVPGDPIVGFITRGQGVSVHQANCHNVQSLLQEPERMIDVEWAPSSKSVFLVQIQVEALDRSGLLSDVTRVLSEHHVNILSATVTTSSDRLALSRFVFEMGDTTHLDRVLNAARRIDGVYDVYRVSAG, encoded by the coding sequence ATGGTTGATACTTCGACACCGCAGTCCGCCTCCCTGCGCCGGCTGGTGCCGCGCATCTTCTCGCGCGCACAGCCGGCGGGAGCGGTCGACACCCTGATCCGGACGGTGCGCATGCACCACCCGAAGGCCGACCTCTCGCTGATCGAGCGCGCCTACGCCGTCGCGGAGCGCGCACACACCGGGCAGAAGCGCCGCTCGGGTGAGCCGTACATTACGCATCCGGTCGCAGTGGCGCAGATCATCGCGGACCTCGGGATCGGCGCCAAGACCATCGCCGCCGCCCTCCTGCACGACACCGTGGAGGACACGGAGTACACGCTGGACGAGCTGCGCGATCAGTTCGGCGACGAGATCGCGATGCTCGTCGACGGCGTGACGAAGCTCGACAAGGTCAAGTACGGCGACAGTGCGCAGGCCGAGACGGTCCGCAAGATGATCGTGGCGATGTCGAAGGACATCCGTGTGCTCATCATCAAGCTCGCCGACCGCCTGCACAACGCGCGCACCTGGGGCTTCGTGCCCGCCGCGAATGCCACTCGCAAGGCGACGGAGACGCTCGAGATCTATGCGCCGCTGGCCCACCGGCTCGGCATTCAGGCGATCAAGTGGGAGCTCGAGGACCTCTCGTTCGCGGTGCTCTACCCCAAGCTCTACGCTGAGATCGAGAGCCTCGTGAAGCAGCGCACGCCTGAGCGCGAGCGTCTCGTCCAGCAGGTGATCGACGCGATCAACGACGACCTCAAGTCGGCCCGCATCCGCGGCAAGGTCGTCGGTCGCCCCAAGCAGTACTACTCGATCTATCAGAAGATGGTGGTCCGCGGCCGGGAGTTCGACGATATCTACGACCTCGTCGGCATCCGCGTCCTGGTGAACACGGTGCGCGACTGCTACGCGGTGCTCGGGCAGATCCACGCCCGCTGGACGCCGATGCCGGGCCGCTTCAAGGATTACATCGCGACTCCCAAGTTCAACCTCTACCAGTCGCTCCACACCACCGTCATCGGACCTCTGGGTCGTCCCGTCGAGATCCAGATCCGCACGGAGGAGATGCACCAGCGGGCGGAGTTCGGTGTCGCCGCGCACTGGAAGTACAAGGAGCAGACCACCGGAAAGAGCTCGGGCGGCCCGTCCGCGAACGACACCGATCTCGCCTGGCTGGCGCACATCTCCGACTGGCAGGCCGAGACGGCCGACCCGAGCGAGTTCCTGGACTCGCTGCGCTTCGAGATCGGCGCCAAGGAGGTCTACGTCTTCACGCCGAAGGGCCGCGTGATCGGCCTCCCCGCCGGCGCGACGCCGGTCGACTTCGCGTACGCCGTGCACACCGAGGTCGGCCACCGCACCATGGGGGCGAAGGTCAACGGCAGGCTGGTCCCGTTGGAGAGCACGCTGGCCACGGGTGACGTCGTCGAGATCTTCACCTCGAAGAACCCCGACTCCGGCCCCAGCCAGGACTGGCTCAACTTCGTCAAGAGCCCCCGCGCGCGCAACAAGATCCGCCAGTGGTTCACGAAGGAGCGCCGCGACGAGGCGATCGAGCAGGGCAAGGATGCGATCGCGCGCGCGATGCGCAAGCAGAACCTCCCGCTCCAGAAGCTGATGACGCAGGACGCGCTCGTGGAGGTCGCGTCGTCGCTGAAGTATGCGGACGTGTCGACGCTGTATGCGGCGGTCGGCGAGGGGCACGTCTCGACCCAGTCCGTGATCGAGAAGGTTGTGGCGTCGCTGCAGAGCGAGGTCGAGTCGGACGGCGAGATCGACATCCCGGTCAAGGGTCGCGGGCGCACGCTGCGCAACAGCGACTCCGGCGTGCTCGTGCGCGGGGCGCCGGACATCCTGGTCAAGTTGGCGAAGTGCTGCACACCGGTGCCGGGCGACCCGATCGTCGGGTTCATCACGCGCGGGCAGGGCGTGTCCGTGCACCAGGCGAACTGCCACAATGTGCAGTCGCTGCTGCAAGAGCCAGAGCGGATGATCGACGTCGAGTGGGCGCCGAGCTCGAAGAGCGTCTTCCTGGTGCAGATCCAGGTCGAGGCGCTCGACCGCTCCGGTCTGCTCTCGGACGTCACGAGGGTGCTCTCGGAGCACCACGTCAACATCCTCTCCGCGACGGTGACGACCTCGAGCGATCGTCTCGCGCTCAGCCGCTTCGTCTTCGAGATGGGGGACACGACCCACCTCGACCGCGTGCTCAACGCCGCGCGCCGGATCGACGGCGTCTACGACGTGTATCGCGTCAGCGCGGGCTGA
- the secD gene encoding protein translocase subunit SecD: MAKSTPVKKAWRSLTWLGVLVVVLLGTLTAGVLFSNATWLPKLALDLEGGTQVILTPQVENGQQIQQQQLDQAVSIIRQRIDASGISEAQISTEGSRNIVVSLPGKPDEETLNRVKSSARLDFRPVLVSGGPTNEVVGADGKSTPAPTPAPDLQSTPSASPTNGSDLAWVTPKLQADFNAYSCSSKSNPDASSAPTDQPLITCDDQNQVKYLLGPVEVKGQNISDASAGLVQSSQGVTTGQWAVNIVFDSTGTKQFADVTTRLVGLTGAQNQFAIVLDGKVISAPTTQAAITDGKPQITGNFTESTAKALADQLKFGALPFSFKVQSQDTISATLGASQLISGLVAGLIGLILVGIYTFFQYRLLGFVTIFSLVVAGVLTWLTISLLSWHYGYRLSLAGVAGLIVAIGFTADSFIVYFERIRDELRDGRSLESAVEAGWARARRTIYASKATNLLAAIVLYILAAANVRGFAFTLGLTTIIDVIVVLLFTHPTLQLLGRTRFFSEGHAWSGLDPQALGAVYRGAAQFRTPSAAKVGAGTAARSSKEAARRQTIAERKAAELSGASSSSSSDRSTDGKDS, from the coding sequence GTGGCAAAGTCGACTCCGGTCAAGAAAGCCTGGCGTTCGCTGACGTGGCTCGGTGTGCTGGTCGTGGTGCTCCTGGGCACCCTCACCGCCGGTGTGCTGTTCAGCAACGCGACCTGGCTGCCGAAGCTCGCCCTCGATCTCGAGGGCGGGACCCAGGTGATCCTGACCCCACAGGTCGAGAACGGGCAGCAGATCCAGCAGCAGCAGCTGGACCAGGCCGTGTCGATCATCCGCCAGCGCATCGACGCCTCGGGCATCTCCGAGGCGCAGATCTCCACCGAGGGCTCGCGCAACATCGTCGTCTCCCTGCCGGGCAAGCCCGACGAAGAGACCCTGAACCGCGTCAAGTCGAGCGCTCGCCTCGATTTCCGCCCGGTCCTGGTCTCGGGCGGCCCGACCAATGAGGTCGTCGGCGCTGACGGCAAGTCCACCCCGGCTCCGACTCCGGCCCCGGACCTGCAGTCGACGCCGTCCGCATCGCCGACGAACGGCAGCGATCTCGCCTGGGTGACGCCCAAGCTGCAGGCCGACTTCAACGCGTACTCGTGCTCGTCGAAGAGCAATCCGGACGCCAGCTCGGCGCCGACCGACCAGCCGCTCATCACCTGTGACGACCAGAACCAGGTCAAGTACCTGCTCGGTCCTGTCGAGGTGAAGGGTCAGAACATCAGCGACGCCTCCGCCGGGCTCGTGCAGAGCTCGCAGGGCGTCACGACCGGCCAGTGGGCCGTCAACATCGTGTTCGACTCCACGGGGACCAAGCAGTTCGCGGACGTCACCACTCGCCTCGTCGGCTTGACCGGCGCGCAGAACCAGTTCGCGATCGTCCTCGATGGCAAGGTCATCTCCGCACCGACGACGCAGGCCGCGATCACCGACGGCAAGCCGCAGATCACGGGCAACTTCACGGAGTCGACCGCCAAGGCACTGGCCGACCAGCTCAAGTTCGGTGCGCTGCCGTTCAGCTTCAAGGTTCAGAGCCAGGACACCATCTCGGCGACGCTGGGCGCCTCGCAGCTCATCAGCGGTCTCGTCGCGGGTCTGATCGGTCTGATCCTCGTCGGCATCTACACCTTCTTCCAGTACCGTCTCCTCGGCTTCGTCACGATCTTCTCGCTCGTCGTGGCCGGCGTGCTGACCTGGCTGACGATCTCGCTGCTGTCGTGGCACTACGGTTACCGTCTGTCGCTCGCGGGCGTCGCCGGTCTCATCGTCGCGATCGGATTCACAGCGGACTCGTTCATCGTGTACTTCGAACGAATACGTGACGAGCTGCGAGACGGGAGGAGTCTCGAATCCGCGGTGGAGGCCGGATGGGCGCGCGCCCGTCGCACGATCTACGCGTCGAAAGCCACCAACCTCCTCGCCGCGATCGTGCTGTACATCCTGGCCGCCGCCAATGTGCGCGGCTTCGCGTTCACGCTGGGTCTGACCACGATCATCGACGTGATCGTCGTGCTCCTGTTCACGCACCCGACGCTGCAGCTGCTCGGCCGTACGCGGTTCTTCAGCGAGGGCCACGCGTGGTCCGGTCTCGACCCGCAGGCGCTGGGCGCCGTGTACCGCGGCGCCGCGCAGTTCCGCACGCCGTCCGCGGCGAAGGTCGGTGCCGGAACCGCTGCGCGCAGCAGCAAGGAGGCGGCCCGCCGCCAGACGATCGCCGAGCGCAAGGCCGCCGAGCTGAGCGGCGCTTCGAGCTCGTCGTCGTCCGATCGATCGACCGACGGGAAGGACTCCTGA
- a CDS encoding YebC/PmpR family DNA-binding transcriptional regulator, translating into MSGHSKWATTKHKKAVIDARRAKSFAKLIKNIEVAAKTGGADLSGNPTLVDAVQKAKKTSVPNDNIDRAIKRGAGLTGETIDYTTIMYEGYGPGGVALLIECLTENKNRAAAEVRTAMTRNGGTMADPGSVAYNFHRKGVIVVPHADGVDEDSVLGAVLDAGAEEVTDRGETFEVITEATDLVAARTALQEAGIDYDSADAEFVATVNVEADAEVARKVFRLIDALEDSDDVQNVYTNLDLTAEVQAQLDEDDE; encoded by the coding sequence GTGTCCGGGCATTCCAAGTGGGCCACGACCAAGCACAAGAAGGCGGTCATCGACGCACGCCGTGCCAAGTCGTTCGCCAAGCTCATCAAGAACATCGAGGTCGCGGCCAAGACCGGCGGCGCCGACCTCTCCGGCAATCCGACCCTCGTCGACGCCGTGCAGAAGGCGAAGAAGACGTCGGTCCCGAACGACAACATCGATCGCGCGATCAAGCGCGGTGCCGGCCTGACCGGTGAGACCATCGACTACACGACGATCATGTACGAGGGCTACGGCCCGGGCGGCGTAGCCCTGCTGATCGAGTGCCTCACCGAGAACAAGAACCGTGCCGCCGCCGAGGTGCGCACGGCCATGACGCGCAACGGCGGCACGATGGCCGATCCGGGCAGCGTCGCCTACAACTTCCACCGCAAGGGCGTCATCGTGGTGCCGCACGCGGACGGCGTCGACGAGGACTCGGTCCTCGGCGCCGTGCTCGACGCGGGCGCGGAAGAGGTCACCGACCGCGGTGAGACGTTCGAGGTCATTACCGAGGCCACCGACCTCGTGGCCGCGCGCACCGCGCTGCAGGAGGCCGGCATCGACTACGACTCCGCCGATGCCGAGTTCGTCGCGACCGTGAACGTCGAGGCCGACGCCGAGGTCGCCCGCAAGGTCTTCCGCCTCATCGACGCGCTCGAGGACTCGGACGACGTGCAGAACGTCTACACGAACCTCGATCTGACCGCCGAGGTCCAGGCGCAGCTCGACGAAGACGACGAGTAA